A single Lolium perenne isolate Kyuss_39 chromosome 6, Kyuss_2.0, whole genome shotgun sequence DNA region contains:
- the LOC127305930 gene encoding sterol carrier protein 2 has protein sequence MEASKLKAARLLEQMSAHLATDAGKEICDKVGFVYQLHISPKKMGVDEEIFVVDLKKGAVSTGPYAGKPDASFTFTDDDFLAISSGKLNPQMAFIRGKLKIKGSISAAQKFTPDIFPKPSKL, from the exons ATGGAGGCGAGCAAGCTCAAGGCGGCCAGGCTCCTGGAGCAGATGAGCGCCCACCTCGCCACCGACGCCGGCAAGGAGATCTGCGACAAGGTCGGCTTCGTCTACCAGCTCCACATCTCGCCCAAG AAGATGGGCGTCGACGAGGAGATCTTCGTCGTGGACCTCAAGAAGGGCGCCGTCTCCACAG GGCCGTACGCGGGGAAGCCTGACGCGAGCTTCACCTTCACGGACGACGACTTCCTCGCCATCTCCAGCGGCAAGCTCAACCCGCAGATGGCGTTCATTAG GGGTAAGCTGAAGATCAAGGGGAGCATAAGCGCCGCGCAGAAGTTCACGCCCGACATCTTCCCCAAGCCCTCCAAGCTGTAG
- the LOC127305929 gene encoding scarecrow-like protein 33 codes for MALDSISHMLMEEDIVEKIMCQYPDNPILLQAQQPFAEILYGASDIVTSSNGQEFSAPIMPSSALLPSQDTVEPNSIEGSTSMQMMSTMAFLKGMEEARLFLPGGDNERFACKKRFHEDGDVRDNNVGRRRKQIMISESEEQVTARNLLDQLVLKDHGLGSGATQKPTSEVKQQNICMQVPRIRRGMAQMIVVDLETQLLRCAEAVATNDRHNAGRLLEIIKGHSSPTGDTTERLAHYFAEGLEARLAGAGSELYLLLMTVKHSSVVEFIKAYQLYMDATCSTKVAFLFSNKTIYNIAAGKSKLHIVHYGIGDGLQWTDLLRWFAEREGGPPEVRITGINRPQTVFHSAKRTEEAGHRLILSARKLGVSFKFRAITAKFETVRVEDLDINPDEVLIVVNTIFQFRTLMDETIIVDRINPRDQVLNTIRKMKPAVFIHGVVNASYCAASFVTRFREALYNFLAGFDLMEATVPRDNNLRVVVERDIFARSAMNIIACEGADRVERTQHYKDWQVRNQRAGLKQLPLDPDIISVLKAQVKKRNQKNFMINEDHQWLLQGWKGRVLSAISIWAANNVTS; via the coding sequence ATGGCTCTAGACAGCATCTCCCACATGCTCATGGAGGAAGATATTGTTGAAAAAATCATGTGCCAGTACCCTGATAACCCGATTCTCCTACAAGCCCAGCAGCCCTTCGCAGAAATCCTCTATGGTGCCTCCGACATAGTAACATCGTCTAATGGCCAGGAGTTCTCGGCACCCATCATGCCTTCTTCTGCATTGCTGCCCAGCCAGGACACTGTGGAACCCAATAGCATTGAAGGAAGCACCAGCATGCAGATGATGTCAACAATGGCATTCTTGAAAGGCATGGAAGAGGCCAGACTGTTCTTGCCCGGTGGAGATAATGAGAGGTTCGCCTGTAAGAAAAGGTTTCATGAGGATGGAGATGTGAGGGATAATAACGTGGGCAGGAGAAGGAAGCAAATCATGATTTCTGAATCAGAGGAACAAGTCACCGCACGCAACTTGTTGGACCAGCTCGTGCTCAAGGACCATGGCTTGGGCTCCGGTGCAACCCAGAAGCCCACAAGTGAGGTAAAGCAACAGAACATATGCATGCAGGTGCCGCGCATCAGGCGTGGCATGGCGCAGATGATTGTGGTCGACCTAGAAACACAATTGCTCCGATGCGCAGAGGCGGTGGCCACCAACGACCGACACAACGCAGGCAGGTTGTTAGAGATAATCAAAGGACACTCATCACCAACGGGGGACACCACAGAGCGCCTGGCTCATTACTTTGCTGAGGGGCTAGAGGCACGTCTGGCTGGTGCAGGGAGCGAGCTCTACCTCTTACTCATGACGGTGAAACACTCCTCCGTCGTGGAATTTATCAAGGCCTATCAGCTTTACATGGATGCCACCTGCTCCACCAAGGTGGCGTTCCTCTTCTCCAACAAGACCATTTATAACATCGCCGCGGGAAAGAGCAAGCTGCACATTGTACACTACGGCATCGGGGATGGTCTCCAGTGGACAGACTTACTCCGCTGGTTCGCAGAAAGGGAGGGAGGGCCTCCGGAGGTAAGGATTACTGGCATTAACAGACCACAAACTGTATTTCATTCTGCCAAGCGGACTGAGGAGGCAGGTCACAGGCTAATCCTTAGTGCACGCAAGCTTGGTGTGTCATTCAAGTTCCGCGCCATCACCGCAAAATTTGAGACCGTCCGTGTTGAGGATCTCGACATCAATCCTGACGAGGTACTCATCGTCGTGAACACCATATTTCAGTTTAGGACCCTAATGGATGAGACCATAATTGTTGATAGGATAAACCCAAGAGACCAGGTCCTAAACACTATCAGGAAGATGAAGCCAGCTGTCTTCATACATGGTGTAGTCAATGCATCATACTGTGCGGCCTCCTTTGTAACACGTTTCCGCGAGGCACTCTATAACTTCTTGGCGGGGTTTGACTTGATGGAGGCCACTGTCCCACGAGACAATAACTTGAGGGTTGTAGTCGAGCGTGACATCTTCGCAcggtccgccatgaacattatcgcCTGCGAGGGTGCAGATAGGGTGGAGCGTACTCAACACTACAAGGATTGGCAAGTACGTAATCAGCGAGCGGGCCTAAAGCAGCTTCCATTGGATCCTGACATTATTAGTGTGCTGAAAGCTCAAGTGAAGAAGCGCAACCAGAAGAATTTTATGATCAACGAGGATCACCAGTGGCTTCTGCAGGGATGGAAAGGTCGTGTGCTCTCTGCCATTTCGATATGGGCAGCTAATAATGTTACTAGCTAA
- the LOC127309982 gene encoding scarecrow-like protein 9, with translation MHPFMAATPEEVLGFVRPTSPPPSIFLDLPPTPHQQPAQNLHMALDSISRMLMEEDIVEKIMYQYPENPILLQAQQPFAQILSGAPDITSPNGQESLAPIMLSSALLPSQPSTMNLQDRDLDTSSLNGMDSISSPVEGHTGMQMLSAMAFLKRMEEARFLLSGADSEMLACKKRFHEEDGDARDSVGRIRKQIMIPVQDESDEEATARNLLDQLMLEDHGLCSSAMQKLRVMTGEVIKQQNICVQVPRMKSGMKQMFVVDLETLLLHCAEAVATNDRHNAGKFLEKIKRHSSPMGATTERLAHYFAEGLEARLAGKGSQLYHSLLMMKHSTILELVKAYKLYVDVSCSTKVAFLFCNKTIYNVAAGKNKLHIVHYGIGDGLQWTELLQWFAEREEGPPEVRITGINSWSQPAAFHPAKRTEEAGRRLILCASKLGVPFKFRAITAKFETVCTEDLDINPDEVLIVNSIFQFRNLMDETLTADRINPKDQVLNTIRKMKPAVFIHGVVNASYCAASFVTRFRHALYNFTAAFDLMETTVPRDNDLRLVVERDIFARSAMNIIACEGADRVERTQHYKEWHVRNQRAGLRQLPLDPEIVRVLKAQVKKRRQKNFMINEDHHWLLQGWKGRVLTALSIWAANDVSSSHSIES, from the coding sequence ATGCACCCATTCATGGCAGCCACACCGGAGGAAGTCTTGGGCTTTGTCAGGCCAACATCACCGCCCCCCTCCATCTTCCTCGACCTCCCCCCGACACCCCATCAGCAGCCTGCACAGAATTTACATATGGCCTTAGACAGCATCTCCCGCATGCTCATGGAGGAAGACATTGTTgagaaaatcatgtatcagtaCCCCGAGAACCCGATTCTCCTGCAAGCCCAGCAGCCGTTCGCTCAAATCCTCTCAGGTGCGCCTGACATAACATCACCAAATGGCCAGGAGTCCTTGGCACCCATCATGCTTTCTTCTGCATTGCTGCCCAGCCAACCCAGCACCATGAACCTCCAGGACAGGGATTTAGACACCTCCTCTTTGAATGGCATGGACAGCATCTCGTCCCCCGTTGAAGGCCACACCGGCATGCAGATGCTATCAGCCATGGCATTCTTGAAACGCATGGAAGAAGCCAGATTCTTATTGTCTGGTGCAGATAGTGAGATGTTGGCTTGTAAGAAGAGGTTTCATGAAGAAGATGGTGATGCAAGGGATAGCGTGGGAAGGATAAGGAAGCAAATCATGATTCCAGTACAGGATGAATCAGATGAAGAAGCCACCGCCCGCAACTTGTTGGaccagctcatgcttgaggaccaCGGCTTGTGCTCCAGTGCAATGCAGAAGCTCCGTGTCATGACCGGTGAGGTTATAAAGCAACAGAACATATGCGTGCAGGTGCCACGCATGAAGAGTGGCATGAAACAGATGTTTGTGGTTGACCTAGAAACACTGTTGCTCCATTGCGCAGAGGCGGTGGCCACCAACGATCGCCACAACGCAGGCAAGTTTTTAGAGAAAATCAAAAGGCACTCGTCACCGATGGGGGCCACCACAGAGCGCTTGGCTCATTACTTTGCCGAGGGGCTTGAGGCCCGTCTGGCTGGCAAAGGGAGCCAGCTCTACCACAGCTTACTCATGATGAAGCACTCCACCATCTTGGAACTTGTCAAGGCCTATAAGCTTTATGTGGATGTCAGCTGCTCCACCAAGGTGGCGTTCCTCTTCTGCAACAAGACCATTTATAACGTTGCTGCAGGAAAGAACAAGCTGCACATTGTACACTACGGCATCGGGGATGGTCTGCAATGGACGGAGTTACTCCAGTGGTTCGCAGAAAGGGAGGAAGGGCCTCCGGAGGTGAGGATTACTGGCATTAACAGCTGGTCACAACCTGCAGCATTCCATCCTGCCAAGCGGACTGAGGAGGCAGGTCGCAGGCTAATCCTTTGTGCAAGCAAGCTTGGTGTGCCATTCAAGTTCCGTGCCATCACCGCAAAATTTGAGACTGTCTGTACTGAGGACCTCGACATAAATCCTGACGAGGTACTCATCGTGAACAGCATATTTCAATTTAGGAACCTAATGGACGAGACCCTCACTGCTGATAGGATAAACCCAAAAGATCAGGTCCTCAACACTATCAGGAAGATGAAGCCAGCCGTCTTCATCCATGGCGTAGTCAATGCATCATACTGTGCTGCCTCCTTTGTAACACGTTTCCGCCATGCACTATATAACTTTACGGCAGCGTTTGATTTGATGGAGACCACTGTCCCACGGGACAATGACTTGAGGTTGGTGGTGGAGCGTGACATCTTCGCACGGTCCGCCATGAACATCATCGCCTGCGAGGGTGCAGATCGGGTGGAGCGTACTCAACACTACAAGGAATGGCATGTACGGAATCAGCGAGCAGGGCTgaggcagcttccactggatcctGAAATAGTTCGTGTTCTAAAAGCACAAGTGAAGAAGCGCCGCCAGAAGAATTTCATGATCAACGAGGATCACCACTGGCTTCTGCAGGGATGGAAAGGCCGTGTGCTCACTGCCCTTTCGATATGGGCAGCTAATGATGTTAGCAGCTCTCACTCAATAGAATCTTAA